Proteins encoded within one genomic window of Bombina bombina isolate aBomBom1 chromosome 1, aBomBom1.pri, whole genome shotgun sequence:
- the LOC128649372 gene encoding putative nuclease HARBI1 has translation MRYNDAHKTTRCVIERTFGMLKSRFRCLDESGGTLQYVPEKVAVMVLVCCMLHNIALRQSNIEELEIITPDEDGVESVPQDVVEGGTHARNQLIQTHFVG, from the exons ATGCGGTACAATGATGCACACAAAACAACTCGATGTGTGATTGAGAGGACCTTTGGAATGCTCAAAAGCCGTTTTCGTTGTCTAGATGAATCCGGAGGCACTCTTCAATACGTTCCTGAGAAAGTGGCTGTTATGGTGTTGGTCTGTTGCATGTTGCATAACATCGCTTTGCGACAATCAAAcatagaggaactggaaataataacACCAGATGAAGATGGTGTTGAATCTGTTCCTCAAGATGTAGTTGAAGGGGGTACACATGCACGTAACCAGTTGATACAAACTCATTTCGtag GTTAA